In a single window of the Shumkonia mesophila genome:
- a CDS encoding amidohydrolase family protein, with translation MPTTSLLLRGRYVITDAARDGCGLIEDGGVLIAGQRVAETGPFADLARRHPQARVIGDGSHLVMPGLIDAHSHGHGLSRIQAGVFFDYLENMILDWPWRVALPQELACPLTAIRHLRMGFTTVHHNGWDNMGAKALAQARAGIARYKETGIRLAYSPAVRNINRFACDEREFLQSLPPDLRALAEPFTAYDSQAVGEQYLELFEALYAEHNSDVHHIFLSPSWAHGVTPDLLRRIKARADELGGIPLHIHTLQTPHQRAYGLMKHGKSLLAYLDDLGLVDRNITYGHAIWVDEKDIALLARRDASVSNHPSCNFHVRNGIAPVYEFLKAGVNVAMGVDDKSINDDDDPFMEMRMMHKVHRVGGFDLENTPPLSARDVIRIATLNGARVLGFEGQLGALAPGQFADAIVLDIDEMMTDPWVKPGIDIPELVVHRAKGTQVRTVVVGGRVVVEDRRFVDYDVDALFREVRAFCDRGVSPAAAKDADAMKRLMPHHQRWHNAMLKHLDVSQPFYLMNGRR, from the coding sequence ATGCCCACCACGTCGCTGCTTCTGCGCGGCCGTTACGTCATCACCGACGCCGCCAGGGACGGCTGCGGCCTGATCGAGGATGGGGGCGTGCTGATCGCGGGTCAGCGCGTCGCCGAAACCGGCCCCTTCGCCGACCTCGCCAGGCGGCATCCGCAGGCCCGGGTCATCGGCGACGGTTCGCATCTGGTGATGCCCGGCCTGATCGATGCCCACAGCCATGGACACGGGCTCAGCCGCATCCAGGCCGGGGTATTCTTCGACTATCTGGAGAACATGATCCTCGACTGGCCGTGGCGGGTCGCCCTGCCGCAGGAACTGGCCTGCCCGCTGACCGCCATCCGCCACCTGCGCATGGGCTTCACCACGGTTCATCACAACGGCTGGGACAACATGGGGGCCAAGGCCCTGGCCCAGGCCCGCGCCGGCATCGCCCGCTACAAGGAGACCGGCATCCGGCTGGCCTATTCGCCGGCCGTGCGCAACATCAACCGCTTCGCCTGCGACGAGCGCGAATTCCTGCAATCGCTGCCGCCCGACCTCAGGGCCCTGGCCGAGCCGTTCACCGCCTATGACAGCCAGGCCGTCGGCGAGCAGTATCTCGAGCTGTTCGAGGCGCTCTACGCCGAGCACAATTCCGACGTCCATCATATTTTCCTGTCGCCCAGCTGGGCCCACGGGGTGACGCCGGACCTTCTGCGGCGCATCAAGGCCAGGGCCGACGAACTGGGCGGCATCCCGCTGCATATCCACACGCTGCAAACCCCCCACCAGCGGGCCTACGGCCTGATGAAGCACGGCAAGTCGCTGCTGGCCTACCTCGACGACCTGGGCCTGGTCGATCGCAACATCACCTACGGGCACGCCATCTGGGTCGACGAAAAGGACATCGCGCTGCTGGCCCGACGCGACGCCTCGGTCTCCAACCACCCCAGCTGCAACTTCCATGTCCGCAACGGCATCGCGCCGGTCTACGAATTCCTGAAGGCGGGGGTGAACGTCGCCATGGGCGTCGACGACAAGTCGATCAACGACGATGACGACCCGTTCATGGAAATGCGCATGATGCACAAGGTGCACAGGGTAGGGGGGTTCGACCTGGAAAACACGCCGCCCCTGAGCGCACGGGACGTCATCCGGATCGCCACCCTCAACGGGGCGCGTGTCCTTGGCTTCGAAGGCCAATTGGGGGCCCTGGCGCCCGGACAGTTCGCCGACGCCATCGTCCTCGACATCGACGAGATGATGACCGACCCCTGGGTGAAGCCCGGCATCGACATCCCCGAACTCGTCGTCCATCGCGCCAAGGGCACGCAGGTGCGCACCGTCGTCGTCGGCGGCCGGGTGGTGGTCGAGGACCGCCGGTTCGTCGACTACGACGTCGACGCCCTTTTCCGCGAGGTCAGGGCCTTCTGCGACAGGGGGGTGTCGCCGGCCGCCGCCAAGGATGCCGACGCCATGAAGCGCCTGATGCCGCACCATCAGCGCTGGCACAACGCCATGCTGAAGCACCTGGACGTCAGCCAGCCCTTCTACCTGATGAACGGCCGGCGCTGA
- a CDS encoding O-methyltransferase gives MARQTILFDDRLFDYIRSVSLRQPAILAHLREETQRFPRAGMLLTPEQGQFLALLVELMGVRQAIEVGTFTGYSALWMALALPEDGRLICCDIDEESAAVARRHWAEAGIAARIDLRLAPALDTLDSLIAGGGASRFDLVFIDADKANYMAYYEKALVLLRPGGLIAIDNVLWGGEVADPAITGDETVAALRDFNARLHADSRVSLSLVPIGDGLTLARKRA, from the coding sequence ATGGCCCGCCAGACCATCCTCTTCGATGACCGCCTGTTCGATTACATCCGCTCGGTTTCGCTGCGCCAGCCCGCCATCCTCGCCCACCTGCGCGAGGAGACCCAACGGTTTCCCCGGGCCGGCATGCTGCTGACCCCCGAGCAGGGCCAGTTCCTGGCCCTGCTGGTGGAATTGATGGGGGTTCGCCAAGCCATCGAGGTCGGCACCTTCACCGGCTACAGCGCCTTGTGGATGGCCCTGGCCCTGCCCGAGGACGGCCGGCTGATCTGCTGCGACATCGACGAGGAGTCGGCGGCGGTGGCCCGCCGCCACTGGGCCGAGGCCGGTATCGCCGCCAGGATCGACCTTCGGCTGGCGCCGGCCCTGGATACCCTTGATTCCCTCATCGCCGGCGGCGGTGCGTCCCGCTTCGATCTGGTCTTCATCGACGCCGACAAGGCGAACTATATGGCCTATTACGAAAAGGCGCTGGTTCTGCTGAGGCCGGGCGGCCTGATCGCCATCGACAACGTGCTGTGGGGCGGCGAGGTCGCCGATCCGGCAATCACCGGCGACGAAACCGTGGCTGCCCTGCGCGATTTCAACGCCCGCCTCCATGCCGATTCCCGGGTCAGCCTCAGCCTGGTGCCGATCGGGGACGGCCTGACGCTGGCCCGCAAACGCGCCTGA
- the hemN gene encoding oxygen-independent coproporphyrinogen III oxidase, which yields MTADLASRYDQRVPRYTSYPTAPHFTDGIGPDDYAAWLGGLDATRALSLYFHIPFCDSMCWFCGCYTKIVKQYKPIASYLEVLIKEIEEVADRLPARFPARHLHWGGGSPTLLTGADWMRTLERIRARFDVAADAEVAVEMDPRDTTEDYVRDLAAAGVNRASIGVQDFDPEVQKAINRDQPYDVTRRVVEWLRRHGIGSLNMDLMYGLPHQTVARVEAMVEKALTLEPQRVALFGYAHVPWMKAHQKLIDEAALPDTVERWRQFTAASARLIAAGYVAVGLDHFARPDDALAVALGKGRLHRNFQGYTVDDAAVLLGFGASAIGSLPQGYVQNVSPLKDYARAIEGGTLATGRGVALSADDRLRAEIIERLMCDLAVDLDDVARKHGASAGGFGTELAGLTPLRADGIVVLDGRRIALTEAGRPFVRLVAAAFDTYLQTGQARHSKAV from the coding sequence ATGACCGCAGACCTTGCCTCGCGTTACGACCAGCGGGTTCCCCGCTACACCAGCTATCCCACCGCCCCGCATTTCACCGACGGGATCGGGCCCGACGACTATGCCGCGTGGCTGGGGGGGCTCGATGCGACGCGGGCGCTGTCGCTCTATTTCCATATCCCGTTCTGCGATTCGATGTGCTGGTTCTGCGGTTGCTATACGAAAATCGTCAAACAATACAAACCGATCGCCAGCTATCTTGAAGTGTTGATCAAGGAAATCGAAGAGGTGGCCGACCGTCTGCCGGCCCGCTTTCCGGCCCGCCACCTGCATTGGGGCGGCGGCAGCCCGACGCTACTGACGGGGGCCGACTGGATGCGCACGCTGGAGCGCATCCGGGCCCGCTTCGACGTCGCCGCCGACGCCGAGGTTGCGGTCGAGATGGACCCTCGCGACACCACCGAGGACTACGTGCGCGACCTCGCCGCGGCCGGCGTCAACCGGGCCAGCATCGGGGTGCAGGATTTCGATCCCGAGGTGCAGAAGGCGATCAACCGCGACCAGCCTTACGACGTGACCCGGCGGGTGGTCGAGTGGCTGCGCCGCCACGGCATCGGCAGCCTCAACATGGACCTGATGTACGGCCTGCCGCACCAGACGGTGGCCCGCGTCGAGGCGATGGTCGAAAAGGCGCTGACGCTGGAGCCCCAGCGGGTGGCCCTGTTCGGCTATGCCCACGTGCCGTGGATGAAGGCCCACCAGAAGCTGATCGACGAGGCCGCCCTGCCGGACACGGTGGAACGCTGGCGGCAATTCACCGCCGCCTCGGCGCGCCTGATCGCCGCCGGCTACGTCGCCGTCGGGCTCGACCATTTCGCCAGGCCCGACGATGCCCTGGCGGTGGCCCTCGGCAAGGGGCGGCTGCACCGCAACTTCCAGGGCTACACGGTGGACGACGCGGCGGTCCTGCTGGGCTTCGGGGCGTCGGCCATCGGCTCGCTGCCCCAGGGCTACGTGCAGAACGTCTCGCCGCTCAAGGACTACGCGCGGGCCATCGAGGGCGGCACCCTGGCCACCGGGCGCGGTGTCGCGCTCAGCGCCGACGACCGCCTGCGCGCCGAGATCATCGAGCGGCTGATGTGCGATCTGGCGGTCGACCTCGACGACGTCGCCCGCAAGCACGGCGCATCGGCCGGCGGTTTCGGGACCGAACTGGCCGGGCTGACGCCGTTGCGGGCCGACGGCATCGTCGTCCTCGACGGGCGCAGGATCGCCCTGACCGAGGCCGGCCGGCCGTTCGTGCGCCTCGTTGCCGCCGCCTTCGACACCTACCTGCAAACGGGGCAGGCCCGCCATTCGAAGGCAGTTTAG
- a CDS encoding aminoacyl-tRNA deacylase encodes MAIAKKIDKTLAETGVKYEVIAHQRTESASRTAQASHVSGNQVTKTVVLHDGDRYVMGVVPSTHRVELDTLGQFLNRRLTLATEAETARLFDDCALGADPPLGAAYDLPVVIDEALFDEGDIYFEGGDHQSLVHVSSEAFAALMRDAQRARFSHHT; translated from the coding sequence ATGGCGATTGCCAAAAAAATCGACAAAACACTCGCCGAAACCGGCGTCAAATACGAGGTCATTGCCCACCAGCGAACCGAGTCGGCCAGCCGCACGGCGCAGGCGTCGCATGTTTCCGGCAACCAGGTGACGAAGACGGTGGTCCTGCACGACGGCGACCGTTACGTCATGGGGGTCGTTCCCAGCACCCATCGGGTCGAGTTGGACACCCTGGGGCAGTTCCTCAATCGCCGCCTGACCCTGGCGACGGAGGCCGAAACGGCGCGCCTGTTCGACGACTGCGCGCTGGGGGCCGATCCGCCGCTGGGGGCCGCCTACGACCTGCCGGTGGTGATCGACGAGGCGCTGTTCGACGAAGGCGACATCTATTTCGAGGGCGGCGACCACCAGTCGCTGGTCCACGTCTCGTCGGAAGCCTTCGCGGCCCTGATGCGCGACGCCCAGCGGGCTCGCTTCAGCCACCACACGTAA
- a CDS encoding MFS transporter, whose translation MPESSPSASSVAVAGGRSLHPLYPWLVWATGTLLFCYAFFHRVAPSVMVSDLMRDFQVGGAILGTLSAFYFYPYALLQIPLGNMLDRWGPRRVIACAAAFCGLGTAVFAVAGSVEMAYVGRAMIGAGAAFGWIGTLTLITLWFPPRRFALVTGLTSLIGMVGAVGGQAPLAAVVSRFGWRPTLLWASLYGVVLAVIVLRVVRDRRDDGAGRATAAQHPRLWRSLCEVAAAPQVWAAGLVVATVSVPLMAFGGLWGVPYMVQAHGMTRPEAAASMSVILASWGLGAPILGWLSDRIQSRKIPILTGTTLSFGAILFLIYVPGLPRWLIFGLLAMNGFAGAAVVTCYAAGRENTRAAVSGTTMGLINALSMGLTAIYQPLIGWLLDLGWEGVIDGGARVYSVETYQMAFLSLAACGALAVAAALCMRDTRCRPVGESGKTAAQSLP comes from the coding sequence ATGCCCGAATCCAGCCCCTCCGCATCTTCCGTCGCCGTCGCCGGCGGCCGTTCCCTCCATCCGCTGTATCCCTGGCTTGTCTGGGCCACCGGGACGCTGCTGTTCTGCTACGCCTTCTTCCACCGCGTGGCGCCCAGCGTCATGGTCAGCGACCTGATGCGCGATTTCCAGGTGGGCGGCGCCATCCTCGGCACCCTGTCGGCTTTCTATTTCTATCCCTACGCCCTGCTGCAGATCCCGCTCGGCAACATGCTCGACCGCTGGGGGCCGCGCCGGGTAATCGCCTGCGCGGCGGCCTTCTGCGGGCTGGGCACGGCGGTTTTCGCCGTCGCCGGGTCGGTCGAGATGGCCTATGTCGGGCGCGCCATGATCGGCGCCGGCGCCGCCTTCGGCTGGATCGGCACGCTGACCCTCATCACGCTGTGGTTCCCGCCGCGCCGCTTCGCCCTGGTCACCGGGCTGACCTCGCTGATCGGCATGGTCGGCGCGGTCGGCGGCCAGGCGCCGCTGGCCGCGGTGGTCAGCCGCTTCGGCTGGCGTCCGACCCTGCTTTGGGCGTCCCTTTATGGCGTGGTCCTGGCCGTCATTGTCCTGCGCGTCGTGCGCGACCGCCGCGACGATGGTGCCGGCCGGGCGACGGCGGCGCAGCATCCCCGGCTGTGGCGCAGCCTGTGCGAGGTGGCGGCGGCTCCCCAGGTATGGGCGGCCGGCCTGGTGGTCGCCACCGTCAGCGTGCCGCTGATGGCCTTCGGCGGCCTGTGGGGGGTCCCCTACATGGTCCAGGCGCACGGCATGACGCGCCCCGAGGCGGCGGCCAGCATGTCGGTGATCCTGGCCTCGTGGGGTTTGGGGGCGCCGATCCTGGGCTGGCTGTCCGACCGCATCCAAAGCCGCAAGATCCCGATCCTGACCGGCACCACGCTGTCCTTCGGGGCCATTCTCTTCCTGATCTATGTGCCGGGGCTGCCGCGCTGGCTGATTTTCGGCCTTCTGGCCATGAACGGATTTGCCGGCGCGGCGGTGGTGACCTGTTACGCGGCGGGGCGCGAAAACACCCGCGCCGCCGTGTCCGGAACGACCATGGGCCTGATCAACGCCCTCTCGATGGGCCTGACCGCCATCTACCAGCCGCTCATCGGCTGGCTGCTCGACCTCGGCTGGGAAGGCGTCATCGACGGCGGGGCACGGGTGTATTCGGTGGAAACGTACCAAATGGCCTTCCTCAGCCTGGCCGCCTGCGGGGCGCTGGCCGTCGCCGCCGCCCTTTGCATGCGCGACACCCGGTGCCGTCCGGTCGGCGAGAGTGGCAAGACGGCGGCACAATCGCTACCTTAG
- a CDS encoding mitochondrial fission ELM1 family protein: MTSPRQIPANPAVWALLDDRAGNRSQVLGVAEALGLRFQVQELAYTPAAALPNFFVGASFAGLTASSRVNLVAPWPDLVIAAGRRTAPVARKIKKDSAGQAVLVQIMYPGDAGADEFDLIAAPRHDSIGPRPNLIEVTGAPHRVTPAKLAEAAGQWQGRFDHLPHPWIAVIVGGSSKRRTFSAEMARDMGRTVSAMAARAGGSLLITTSRRTGEAEGPLFEEITVPHFAFRWGDAGDNPYFGFLALADAVVVTGDSASMASEACATPGPVYIYAPKALTPFKLAKLHAELFQGGFARPLADSLEAWTHPPLNTAIDIAQEIRRRFGA, encoded by the coding sequence ATGACCAGCCCCCGCCAGATCCCCGCCAATCCCGCCGTCTGGGCCCTTCTCGACGACCGCGCGGGCAACCGCAGCCAGGTTCTCGGCGTGGCGGAAGCCCTGGGCCTGCGCTTCCAGGTTCAGGAACTCGCCTACACGCCGGCGGCAGCGCTGCCCAATTTCTTCGTCGGGGCGTCGTTCGCCGGACTGACCGCCAGCAGCCGCGTCAATCTGGTGGCGCCGTGGCCGGACCTGGTCATCGCCGCCGGCCGGCGCACGGCGCCGGTCGCGCGCAAGATCAAGAAGGACAGCGCCGGCCAGGCGGTGCTGGTGCAGATCATGTATCCGGGCGACGCCGGCGCCGACGAATTCGACCTCATCGCCGCGCCGCGCCACGATTCCATCGGGCCGCGCCCCAACCTGATCGAGGTCACCGGCGCGCCGCACCGCGTCACCCCGGCCAAACTGGCCGAGGCGGCGGGCCAATGGCAGGGCCGCTTCGACCATCTGCCGCATCCGTGGATCGCTGTCATTGTCGGCGGCTCGTCGAAGCGCCGGACCTTCAGCGCCGAGATGGCCCGCGACATGGGGCGCACGGTGTCGGCGATGGCCGCCAGGGCCGGCGGCTCGCTTCTGATCACCACCAGCCGGCGTACCGGCGAGGCCGAGGGACCGCTGTTCGAGGAAATCACGGTGCCGCATTTCGCGTTCCGCTGGGGCGACGCCGGCGACAACCCGTATTTCGGCTTCCTGGCGCTGGCCGACGCCGTGGTGGTGACGGGGGATTCCGCCTCCATGGCCTCCGAGGCCTGCGCCACCCCGGGGCCGGTCTACATCTATGCGCCCAAGGCGCTGACGCCGTTCAAGCTGGCCAAGCTGCACGCCGAACTGTTCCAGGGCGGCTTCGCCCGGCCGCTGGCCGACAGCCTGGAGGCCTGGACGCACCCGCCGCTCAATACCGCCATCGACATCGCCCAGGAGATCCGCCGCCGTTTCGGGGCTTAG